In a genomic window of Brassica rapa cultivar Chiifu-401-42 chromosome A10, CAAS_Brap_v3.01, whole genome shotgun sequence:
- the LOC103845642 gene encoding auxin-responsive protein SAUR76 has protein sequence MAKGGNKLMKLKSVLKKFNSFNTKPNQQPAPTNHGRSSAVSAFPSGDLHTVYVGRTRRPYHVSSDVVSHPLFQELAAVDGGCGGEDGAIAVSCEVVLFEHLLWMLENADADESRPESVHELVEFYAY, from the coding sequence ATGGCGAAAGGAGGTAACAAACTGATGAAGCTAAAGTCAGTCTTGAAGAAGTTCAACTCGTTCAACACCAAGCCAAACCAGCAACCGGCTCCGACCAATCACGGTCGATCCTCCGCCGTTAGTGCATTTCCCTCAGGAGACCTTCACACCGTATACGTCGGCAGAACACGTCGTCCTTACCATGTGAGCTCCGACGTCGTGAGCCACCCTCTCTTTCAGGAGCTAGCTGCGGTGGATGGTGGATGTGGCGGCGAGGACGGTGCGATCGCTGTGTCGTGCGAGGTTGTCTTGTTTGAGCATTTGCTTTGGATGCTCGAGAACGCCGACGCCGACGAGTCACGCCCCGAGTCGGTCCACGAACTTGTCGAATTCTACGCTTATTAA
- the LOC103845641 gene encoding sucrose synthase 1, which yields MVNGVLTRVHSQRERLSETLVAQRNEVLALLSRVEAKGKGILQQNQIVAEFEALPEETQKKIEGGAFFDLLKTTQEAIVLPPWVALAVRPRPGVWEYIRVNLHALVVEELTPAEFLHFKEELVDGVKNGDFTLELDFEPFNASVPRPTLPKYIGDGVEFLNRHLSAKLFHDKESLLPLLKFLRLHSHQGKTLMLNERVQNLNSLQHILRKAEEYLAGLAPETPYEDFEAKFEEIGLERGWGNNAERVLDMIRLLLDLLEAPDPCTLENFLGRVPMVFNVVILSPHGYFAQDNVLGYPDTGGQVVYILDQVRAMETEMLQRIQQQGLNITPRILILTRLLPDAVGTTCGERLERVDGSEYCDILRVPFRTEKGIVRKWISRFEVWPYLETYTEDAAVELAKELKGKPDLIIGNYSDGNLVASLLAHKLGVTQCTIAHALEKTKYPDSDIYWKKLDDKYHFSCQFTADLFAMNHTDFIITSTLQEIAGSKDTVGQYESHTAFTLPGLYRVVHGIDVFDPKFNIVSPGADMSIYFPYTEEKRRLTKFHPEIEELLYSNVENEEHLCVLKDKKKPILFTMARLDRVKNLSGLVEWYGKNKRLRDLVNLVVVGGDRRKESKDNEEKAEMKKMYDLIEEYKLNGQFRWISSQMNRVRNGELYRYICDTKGAFVQPALYEAFGLTVVEAMTCGLPTFATCKGGPAEIIVHGKSGFHIDPYHGDQAADTLADFFTKCKEDPSHWDQISKGGLQRIEEKYTWQIYSQRLLTLTGVYGFWKHVSNLDRLESRRYLEMFYALKYRPLAQAVPLAQE from the exons ATGGTGAACGGTGTGTTAACGCGCGTCCACAGCCAACGTGAGCGTTTGAGCGAAACGCTCGTTGCTCAAAGAAACGAAGTCCTTGCCTTACTTTCCAG GGttgaagccaaaggtaaaggcatCCTGCAACAAAACCAGATCGTTGCTGAATTCGAGGCTTTGCCTGAAGAAACCCAGAAGAAGATTGAAGGTGGTGCTTTCTTCGACCTTCTCAAAACCACTCAG gaagcAATAGTGTTGCCACCATGGGTTGCTCTTGCTGTGAGGCCAAGGCCTGGTGTTTGGGAGTACATAAGAGTTAATCTCCATGCTCTTGTTGTTGAGGAGCTTACACCTGCTGAGTTTCTTCATTTCAAGGAAGAGCTTGTTGATGGAGT TAAGAATGGTGATTTCACGCTTGAGCTTGACTTTGAGCCGTTTAATGCCTCTGTCCCTCGCCCAACGCTccccaagtacattggagatggtgtTGAGTTCCTTAACCGTCACCTCTCGGCTAAGCTCTTCCATGACAAGGAGAGTTTGCTTCCTTTGCTTAAGTTCCTTCGACTACACAGCCACCAGGGGAAG ACCTTGATGTTGAACGAGAGAGTTCAAAACCTCAACAGTCTGCAACACATCTTGAGGAAGGCAGAGGAGTATCTGGCAGGTCTTGCACCTGAAACGCCTTATGAAGATTTTGAGGCCAAGTTTGAGGAGATTGGTCTTGAGAGGGGATGGGGAAACAATGCCGAGCGTGTCCTTGACATGATCCGTCTTCTCTTGGACCTCCTCGAGGCCCCTGACCCTTGCACTCTAGAGAACTTTCTTGGGAGAGTCCCTATGGTGTTCAACGTTGTCATCCTCTCTCCACATGGTTACTTCGCTCAGGATAATGTTCTTGGTTACCCTGACACTGGTGGTCAG GTTGTTTACATTCTGGATCAAGTCCGTGCCATGGAGACAGAGATGCTCCAACGTATTCAGCAGCAAGGACTCAACATTACTCCAAGGATTCTCATT CTCACTAGACTGCTCCCTGATGCGGTAGGAACCACATGTGGCGAGCGTCTCGAGAGAGTTGATGGATCTGAGTACTGTGATATTCTCCGTGTGCCCTTCAGAACAGAGAAGGGTATAGTTCGCAAATGGATATCAAGATTCGAAGTCTGGCCATATCTAGAGACTTACACCGAGGATGCTGCCGTCGAGCTTGCCAAGGAGTTGAAGGGCAAGCCTGACCTTATCATTGGTAACTACAGTGATGGAAACCTCGTTGCCTCTTTGTTGGCTCACAAACTTGGTGTCACTCAG TGTACTATTGCTCACGCTCTGGAGAAGACAAAGTACCCTGACTCTGATATCTACTGGAAGAAGCTTGACGATAAGTACCATTTCTCATGCCAGTTCACTGCGGATCTATTTGCAATGAACCATACTGATTTCATCATCACCAGTACTCTCCAAGAAATTGCTGGAAG CAAGGATACCGTTGGGCAGTATGAGAGCCACACGGCCTTTACTCTTCCTGGACTGTACCGTGTTGTTCATGGGATTGATGTTTTTGATCCCAAGTTCAACATTGTCTCTCCTGGTGCTGACATGAGCATCTACTTCCCTTACACTGAGGAGAAGCGTAGATTGACTAAGTTCCACCCTGAGATTGAGGAGCTTCTCTACAGCAATGTTGAAAACGAAGAGCACTT ATGTGTGCTCAAGGACAAGAAGAAGCCAATCCTCTTCACGATGGCTAGGCTCGACCGTGTCAAGAACTTGTCAGGTCTTGTTGAGTGGTACGGGAAGAACAAACGCCTACGTGATCTTGTTAACTTGGTGGTTGTTGGAGGAGACAGGAGGAAAGAGTCAAAGGACAACGAAGAGAAGGCTGAGATGAAGAAAATGTATGACCTCATTGAGGAATACAAGCTCAACGGCCAGTTCAGGTGGATCTCATCCCAGATGAACAGGGTTAGGAACGGTGAGCTCTACAGGTACATCTGTGACACCAAGGGTGCTTTTGTGCAACCAGCATTGTATGAAGCCTTCGGTCTGACTGTTGTGGAGGCTATGACCTGTGGGTTACCAACATTCGCCACTTGCAAAGGTGGTCCAGCTGAGATCATTGTCCACGGCAAATCAGGTTTCCACATTGACCCTTACCATGGTGATCAGGCGGCTGATACTCTTGCTGATTTCTTCACCAAGTGTAAGGAAGATCCATCTCACTGGGACCAGATCTCAAAGGGAGGGCTTCAGAGGATTGAGGAGAa ATACACGTGGCAGATTTACTCACAGAGGCTCTTGACATTGACTGGTGTGTATGGATTCTGGAAGCATGTGTCGAACCTTGACCGTCTTGAGAGCCGTCGTTACCTTGAGATGTTCTATGCCTTGAAGTATCGCCCACTG GCTCAGGCTGTTCCTCTTGCTCAAGAGTAa